The region CCGATTGCTTTCATTTCTTCGAAAAATTGATTTGATAAGTGAAACAAAGTGTTATCGTTATTCCCACCATAATATTTACTAAAATAACCATCGACTATTCCTGTGGTTAGAGCGTAGATGTTTTTCAACGCTCCTCCTAATTGTATTCCTTGAATGTCTTTTTTTTGAATGGCAGGTTTTACGTAAATATAGTCTGTTCGAAAGAGATCTATGTAGTAATCGATCTTTTCGGTATTTGTGTGAGCGGCTATTTCGAAGCCAGTCATTTTTCTTTCCATCACTTGTTGGGGATAATTGGCTCCTGCCATGGTAAAAAATCTATCAGCTGGTAACTCAAAATGTTGAACCAAATCATTAATTATGATACCTTGCGTCAAAGAAGTAAAACCTTTCGCGATGTTTATAATAGGAACATGAGTTTTCTTTAAGTCTTCTTTGATTGTGCCATAATATTTTTCTAATTCCCAAGGTCGGACTGCTTGAATGATCAAGGTGGCATCCTCAAGAAATTCCGTTGAGTTTGTAAACTCCATATTTGGTGGTAATTTGAAGTAGGGAAAATGTTCTTGATCCACTTTTAAATTGTTATATTCTTTTATCTTGTCTTGATCAAACAAAGTATAGATTTTGATTTGTGCATCTTTGTTGGCTAGTACACAAGAAATGGCAGTAGCGTAAGGAGAGTGCCCTATCACAAAGATTTTTTCTTTAGGGTTTTTGGGAATCTGAATTAGTATGTTTTCTTTATTATCTGTTGCTTTGTATAAGTTTCTATAGAAACCATGTCGGTGTCGATGGAGATTCCTTCCCACTAGGGTAGCGAGGGTATCTATAACAAATTGTCGTTTGTCATCGACATCATCAGGGATTTCTAAATGAACCACATATTCTGGGAGTTTTTTCATTAAGTGATCAGGTAGTCTACCAACCAGAATTGGTTTTCCTAAAACAAATCGCCCTTTTGCTGCTTTAAAAAGAAAAGTAGAGGTTGGAAGGATTTCATCCGTTCCTTCAATTGAAACTGGTATGATGATTTTGTTCATTACATAATGATAAACTGCATCTACAAAGGAAATTAATTGTCCAGTTCGACTTCTTGTTCCTTCAGGGAAAATAACAATGATCTTTCCTTCTTTTTGAAGTTGTTGGGACTGACGGAAAGCTCGCATGTTGATTTTTGTCATTACATCTGCCAAGCTGGGATTTTGCGCCATATCCCGTTTTGAACAAACAAGCAGAGTATCAAACATGTATAACCCTAATCTTGTGAAGTCTTCAGTAAAGGCTAATCTACCAGCAATGAAGACCAATCGGTCTGCTATTTCTCGTGCAATCCCTCCTTGTCTATAAAACATATAATAAATGGCTGGTGCATCTAAATGACTCATGTGATTTGATATGATGGTAACAGGGAATTCATTTGCTAAGGGAAGGAGGTATTCTAAATTTTCAGTTCCCTCAAATGTGAAATTTTGAAAAAGAGGTGTGAGAAATTCTGTAATAAAATCACGAATTTTAGGGTTTTGTTTCGTATAGACTCCTACTTCATCTAATTTTGAAGGTTCCTCAAAGGTTTTCATAACTTCTGGCATGGGAGTTTCTGAAGATAACTTTATAAATTGAAATAAGAGTTCTTTTGCTTTTTCTGGGGAAACACCATATTGAACAAAACCTTCTATGTTCTTAAAGAACTCTTTTTGCCATGGGGCATGCGTATCACTTAGTTTTAGTTCAGATAAGTTGATCACTTTTTTTTGAGTATGAAGACTTTCACTCATATTTGAACCCTGTTAAATAAAGAAAATTTTAATGAACTCTAATATAAGTAAATGAAAAAAAATTGTTTTTATCAAGTAAGAGATAAAAAGTGTCAGTAATGAAAGAGCGGAAAGAAACTTCTAAGAGAAAGCAAAGTCTAAAAAAGAAAAATTCCAAAGAAGCCACTCAAGATGTGGAAAAAATTTCTTATTATTTAGGATTAGAAATTACCCCTAAAAAACGAGAAAGTTTAAAAGACTTTTTGGAAAAAATCAAAGCATTCTTCTACAAGATACATCGAAAAGGACTTCAAAAACTCACAATTATGTTTATTCCCCATTCCGAAAGCAGTATTTTGAATTTTCATATTAATTTTTATACTTTGTTTGCTATTTTTTTGGGAGTTTTTTTGGTGGGTTCTACTTCTGTGATGATGTTGGTTTATCGGAGTTCCCAGAATTTACAGTACTACGACATGGGAGTTACAAGCAGTCAATTTTACTTACAAAGTGCTCGTTTGGCTGAAGAAATCCTCCCAATGCACAATCAAATCCTTCAATTTGCAGAAACCATCGCAAAGATGCATTCAAACTTGAGGATTTCTCGTAAAAAGGGAGAGGGAGGTTTTTCTTATGATGTTACTTTGGAGCAAATTGAATATTTAAAATATCTTATCCAAGAATGCAAACAAAAAAAAGAAGAATGCGATCAGAAAACAATTGAAGAAATCTTGAAGATATCTCTGAATATTTCAAATTTGGATAATGAAATTTTAAAAGAAACCAACACCCAATTAGAAGAGATTTTACAAAAACTACAATCAGAAGAAATCCAACATTTCTTTTCTTTCATACCTACAGGATTACCGGTGAAAGGCTTTATTAGCAATAATTATGGCTCAAAGGTAATCCTTGATCGAGGGAATCATTACCCTTTAAGGGGGGTAGAAATTTTTACTTTACCAAGAGCTCCTGTTTATGCTACAGCAAAAGGAAAGATTACAGAAATCAAATATCATCCTGTTTTTGGACTTTCTATATGGATTGAACATTTACCTGGGATCAAATCGTTTTTTGCCCATTTGGATGAAGTAATCGTTCAACCAAATCAGATTGTAAACAAGGGAGATGTGATTGCTTACTCAGGAAAAAGCGGAAAAACTTTAAGAAACATGATTTACTACGAAGTTCACATAGGAACATTGGCATTTAATCCACACATATTGATGAATGATTTACAAACCTTATGGATGAAATTACACAAGCCGTAGCGGTTAATTCTATTATAGGAGAAGGTTCAGAATTTCGCGGAGAATTCAAAGTAAAAAATCTTCTAAGAATAGATGGCTACTTCAAAGGAACTATCTTCACAGATGAGGGAAAAATTTTAATTGGAAGGACAGGAAAAGTCGAAACTGACATCAAAGCTGCGGTGGTAGTGGTAGGTGGCGAAGTGATTGGAAACATCTTAGCCACGAAAAGAGTAGTACTTCTTTCATCGAGTAGAGTAAAAGGAGACATCGTTACGCCTGCTCTTATCGTAGAAGAAGGCTGCGTATTCGAAGGTCGATGCACCATCAACAAAGAACCCATCAAGCTAACTTAGAGATACGGTTCTAAGACCTTTGGAATCAAGATTTCGCCATTAGAAGTCTGATAATTTTCCAAAATGGCTACTAAGGTTCTTCCAATAGCTAATCCTGAGCCGTTTAGAGTGTGAGCGTAAATATTTCCTTTTTCGGTTCTGATTCGGATTCTCCCTCTTCTGGCTTGGTAATCCCAGCAATTTGACACAGAAGAAATTTCCAACCAACGTTGCAAGCCGGGGATCCAAACTTCAAGATCATAAGTTTTTACAGCGGTTGCTCCCATATCTCCTGAGCAAAGAAGAACCACTCGATAGGTAAGTCCTAATTCTTGAAGAACCATTTCTGCGTGCTGTAGCATCTCCAAGTGGGCTTGTTTTGAAGTGTTTGGATGGGTGATCTGTACTAATTCTACTTTTTGGAATTGATGAACTCGTATGAGTCCTCGTGTGTCCTTCCCCGCTGCGCCTGCTTCTCTTCGAAAACAAGAACTCGCAGCTGTTATTTTGATGGGAAGTTGATTTTCGGGAATGATTTCATCATAATATAAATTTACTAAAGGAACTTCAGCAGTGGGAATTAAAGACAATCCATCTCGTTCCAGTTGATAGTATTCACCTTTGAATTTTGGGTATTGACCTGTGGTGACCATGCCTTGATCTTTAATTAGAACTGGAACCCAAACTTCTTCATATCCATTTTTTTTGGTATGAAGATCTAGCATGAAGTTCATAAGAGCTCGTTCCAATTTAGCACCCAAACCACGATAAGTGTAGAATCTGGAACCCGCAAGTTTTACTCCTCGTTCAAAATCCAGAATGCCTAAACGTTCTCCAATTTCATAGTGGGGTTTGACTTCGAAATCATATTTGGGGATTTCTCCTACTTGTTTGATGATTACATTTTGACGTGAGTCATCTCCATCGGGAACCTCAGGATCAAGCCAATTTGGGAGTTGGAGGACAATGTCCTCGATTTGGAGCCGAAGTTCTTCATGTTTTTTCTCGAGTTCTTGGATTTGGTCTCCTAATTTTCTGATTTCTTCTTTTTTGAGCTCTGCTGTAGTTGGATCAGTTTTTAGGATTCTTCCAATCTCTTTGCTTTCTTTATTTCTTCGAGAACGCATTTCTTCAATCTTTGTTTGTAAAGACTTAGAGGCTTTGAAGATTTCTACTAATTGGTCGACAAAGGAATCATCTTGTCTTCGTTTTTTTAAAGTAGCTCGGAGTTCTTCGGGATTTTCTTCAATTCGACGTAAATCCAGCATGCATTAAAAAATTGCTCCACAAGCTCATTGTAAAGAAAATTTAAGTTTTCTTGAGAAAAGAAAAAGAAAGAAAATCTCGAAGATAGAGTCGGACTTGATAATGCTTTAAATTTTTGTTTGGTATGATTGATGAGGTGGTATTTGTTCGTTGGGTAAATTCCTGTTTTGATATTTCTTGAACATCGATCCCAATTCGAATGGGAAGGATTTTTCCGCCTCGTTGATGGAATAACTCCAAAGCATGACTAAATTTTGGATCAATTGAGTAGGCAGGTGTGAATAATGTGCCTTCTTGCCGAGAAAGTAAAAACACAACATAACAATCAAAGCCTTGATCCAGAAAATAAATCAGTTTTTTTACTTGTTCTGTTCCTCGTTGGGTTGGAGCATCGGGAAATTGTAGAGTATTACTTTGCTTGTGATAATACGTTGTGTTTTTGATTTCTATGAGAATTGGTTTTGAGTGGTTTTGAGGTTGTTGAGACAGAATTTGATAGTTTGTGATTTTCAGTTTTTCTTGATGATTTTGATTAAACAAAAGAAAGTCAAATTTGTGCCCCTCGAATTTCGGCTCTCTTTTTAAGTATTGATATTGATAAATTGGAAAAGAAAATTTTGAGAGAAGTTCTTTTTGGTGTTTGAATGCCCATTCCATGAGAAAATTGACTCGATAGGTGTTAACAAAAATCCAGTTTTGATTGTGAAAAACCAACTCAAGTGTATAAAGTAATTTTCTTTGTGGATTTTGAGCTATGCTTAGTATGATGGGATTATTTTCATCAAAGCAAGTTTCCATAGAACCCGTATTGGGACAATGAGCTGTGTATCTTTGAGAATCCAACGAAAAATCCACAAAGAATCTTTTGTATCTACTCAAAAATATTCCCATAAAACCATTTAGTATCATAAAAAGTTTTGGTGGGTTGTATATCAGCTTTGTTAAATAAAGATTAATTTTCCCCTTGCAAGCAAAATATTAAAGTTTATTAAATTTATTGCTTGATGAAGAAAAAAGATTTGCATATATGAATTCCACAAATACAAAAGGAGAATTGTATGGCTAAGCTTTTATCTACGGTTCCTTTGGGAAGTGGGATTAAATTTCACCGACCGGAAGCTCCGGTGTTTGAGCCTTTGCAGCCAACAGATCCAGCCATCAAAGCAATGACAGATTTAAAAAAAATTCCTGCAAGAATCATTTATCCAAACGAACCTATTGATGCAGCCAATGAGAAAATGATCGCAAATAAAGTTCGTTTATTGTTTGTTGTGAATTATTCTGATCAGATTTTAGGGATAATCACAGCTCAAGATATCTTAGGAGAAAAGCCAGTAAAGTTTGCTCAAGAGAACAATGTAAAAAGAAGTGAAATTCTGGTTAAAGACATCATGACTCCCAGCAATGAAATTGACGTGATTGAAATTAAAACATTATCTCAAGCTACGGTTGCTGATGTGATTGAAACTCTACGTCATAGAAAACAACAACATATCTTAGTTGTGGATTATCAAGGACCATCAGGAGAAAAAATGGTGCGGGGAATTTTCTCTTTGAATCAAATAGCAAGGCAATTAGGAATTCCCATCAAAACCTATGATATTGCCGACACCTTAGTAGAAATTGCGAAAATCCTTCAGTCTCGATAACCAAAGGAGAACCTCATGGGTCAAAAATACATCCTTTCCATTGATCATGGAACTACAGGATCAAGGGTGTTTTGTTTCAGCGAGAAGGGAGAAATCATCAGTAGTAGTTATCGTGAATTTACTCAGCATTTTCCAAAAGCAGGCTGGGTAGAGCATGATCCTGAAGAAATTTGGGCGGGCTTATTATACCTCATTCAAGATGCCATCAACAAAGGAGATTTAGATTCCAAAGATGCAATTGCCATAGGGATTACGAATCAAAGAGAAACCGTTGTTTTGTGGGATAAGAAAACCCAAAAACCAATCTATAACGCAATTGTTTGGCAATGTCGAAGAACGGCTAAAATCTGCGAAGAGTTAAAAGAAAAAGGTTATGAAAATATAGTGAGAAACAAAACAGGATTGGTGATTGATGCATATTTCTCCGGAACCAAAATCCAATGGATCTTAGATCATGTCGAGGGAGCTCGAGATTTGGCAAAAAACGGAAGATTACAAATGGGAACAATGGACTCATGGATTCTTTATAAACTCACGGGCGAACATAAAACAGATTTTACGAATGCCAGTAGAACCATGATTTTCAATATCAAACAAAAAGAATGGGATGAGGAACTTTTAGAAATTCTCAATATTCCCAAAAATATTCTTCCTGAGGTTTTACCAAGTAGAGCAAATTTTGGAACCACGAAAAATGTTCAAGTTCTACCTGATGGAATACCCGTCTATGCCATGATAGGGGACCAACAAGCAGCGTTATTTGGTCAGTTGTGCGTCCATCCCGGAGAGGCAAAAAACACTTACGGAACAGGATGTTTCTTGTTATTCCAAACTGGGAATGATTTTATTTTGAGTAATTCGGGGCTTTTGACTACGTTAGCTTGTGATAAAGATGGCAATCCTACGTATGCATTGGAAGGTGCTGTCTTTATTGCAGGTGCTGTGATACAGTGGCTCCGAGATTACATGAAATTCTTTGCAACAGCCAAAGAAAGTGAAGAACTTATCAAAGACTTAAAAGACGATGATGAGGTGGTGTTTGTCCCAGCTTTTGTTGGGTTAGGAGCTCCGTATTGGGATATGAAGGCAAGGGGGGCTATCTTTGGACTCACACGTGATACCAGTCCAGCACGTATCACTCGAGCAGCGTTAAAATCAATTGCATTACAAACGTATGATTTGGTCCACGCAATGGAAAAAGACACAGGGAAAAAACTGCCATTTTTAAGAGTTGATGGGGGAGCAACAAGCAACCAATTTCTTTTACAATACCAGGCCGATATCTTGAATCGTAAAGTCGAAAGACCCAAAAACATAGACACCACAGCCGCTGGTTCAGCGTATCTGGCTGGGATTCAAGCGGGTATCTGGAAGGATGCAGAAGAACTTTCAGAGATCATGAAAGATAAAACCATCTTTGAACCTAAAATGAGTGAAGTTCAAAGAAAAAAAGAATTGCACTATTGGCACAAAGCCGTAGAAAGAGTAAAAAATTGGTCAGAATAAAAAAGGAGTATCCTATGAAAACAATGAGAAAAATCGTTGTATTATTTACCCTTTTGGGGTTTTTGAGTTATTTGTCGTTGAACTGCTATGGGAGTTTCCCCTTAGTTCGAACCGTATATAGTTTTAATGGTTCTATAGGTGGTCCGTCCAAAGCTGGTGGTGTGATTCGTTCGATTGTGATGATACTTTTTGTTATTATCCCAGTCTACGGAGTTTCTTCTTTTATTGACGTAGTAGTTTTGAACACCATTGAATTTTGGACAGGAAAAAAAATCAATATTTCGAAAATCCCCGAAAATCCTATCTTAGAAATAGAAGAACAAAATGACATGTTAGTCATTAAAGATAAGCAAAATCAAATTACTTTTTATGCTTTTCGAAATCAGCCTGGTGTGATTTTCTACAAAAATAAAAATGAATTTCGTCCTGTGTCTTATGAAATTAAGGAAAATGTGATTTATTTAAAAGATCAAGAGAAAGTTCTGTTGAAAAAAACCTTGTCACCTCAAGAGAAAAGCTACCTAAACACTTTTTGATTCTTCCTCATGGATGAAGTAAAAGAAGTTCCTTCAGAAGACAAAAAAGAACAACAAAAAGAAAAACCAGAACCGATCGAAATTGATGCCAGTGAGGACACCCCTAAGAAAGAATTTATCAAAATAAGAGAAACTCAAAGCCGACCGAATGAATGATCTTTATGAAGTTCATACCCATCTATATGGTTGCTTAAAAGAAGAAGACATACACTGGTTGGGGAAGCGAAAATCCCCTCGCTGGCATATTTTTCGGGATTCTTACAGAAAAATCTACCAAAGAGAACCCAACTTAGAAATCCTCAATCATTATCGTATTTGGGAAACATCAGAGCTTAATGATAAACAAAAAGAAATATTACGAACTTTTTATGTGTACGATGAAAGTAAACCTAAGGGGTTTTTGTATTTTCAAAATTGCTTTGATTTTGTGATTTCTCTTTCCCATACAGACCCTGAGGAATTGCGCGTAATTTCTTTAAGGGTTATAGGAAATCAAAAAGAAATCTATTCTGAATATCGTATGATGTTTTCTCCTTTGGTTTCTCAAATTGAATTTGAAGAAAAAGTTCATGCTTTGATTGAGGGCTTTCAAAAAGCAGAAAAAGAGTTTTTCCCAAAAAAATCAAAATTAGTAATCTCCCTCAACCGGGAGTTTCCTCTGTATGAGTGGCAATACGAAATCCTCAAAAGCCTCAAAAACAAATATCCAAATCAGGTTTTGGTGGGGATAGATTTTGCTGGATACGAGGAGAATGATCCTCCCAAAGAAAAACAAGCCTTCTTAGAAAAAGTCATCACTGAAAAACAGTTTGTCGTATTATACCACGTTGGGGAAAGTTTTACCAACAAGTCTCCTTCATCGGCAATTCGCTGGATTCACGAAGTATCAAAAAATGCACATCGTTTAGGCCATTGTGTTGCCTTGGCTTATACTGAAGAACGAGTGAAGGATCAAGTTTATATAGAATCAGTTCAAGAACGAAATGATCATTTAGAGTATCTTATGAAATTTTCGGAAACCAACCAATGGCACTATCAAGACTATTTATACCAAAAACAAAAAGAATTGTCATCAATGAACGAAAATGATTCCATTCAAATAAAATACGAAGATAAAGAACTACGTCTTCATCGAGAATTCTGGGAGTTCGTGATCAAGGATTTAAAAACAAGAAATGTAGTGATTGAAAGTTGCCCCACATCAAACCTGAGGATTTTGGGTTTTAGTCCTTTGAAGTTTTTTATCAATCATGGTTTGACTGTTTGTATTGGTGCTGATGACCCAGGGATTTTTTCTACTTCATTAGAAGAAGAATTCCGCTTGGCAGAAAAAATTTTACACAATAAAGAACAAGTAGAAAACCTTAAAAAAAATAATCAAACTTACAATAGTTGGAATATACAGAAACAGTGGGAAGCCTCAAACCAAAAACATGAAGACTCCAAAACCCTATGAGTTCAATTTGGCTCAATATATCATCGAAAAAAATCGAAATTCTCAAAAACCTGCTTTAATTTATATCGAAAATCCAAACGAAATCATCAAATACACTTATAAAGAAGTTATCGAAATCATAGAGATGCTATCTCAAGAATTAATCCAACACAAAAAAAGACCTTTTTCTAAGGTTTTGCTACGTTTGCCTTCTAATCCAAATGTAATTTTTTATTTTTTTGCTTCCATCTTGGCAGGAATGATTCCAATTCCTATTTCTCGGATGTTAACCAAACAAGAAGTTGGATTCATCATGGATGATGCTAATGTGGATTTGGTAATATGCCAAGATTTGGAGCTACCTGATAAATTACCAGAAAAAGTAAAAGTAAAATTCATTTCGAACAAAATGGAAATCCCAAAGGTTTCTACTTATCAATCTTTTGAAACTCCCATCACCTATAGTGAAGATCCTGCTTTTATGATCTATACTTCAGGGACGACGGGAAGACAAAAAGGAGTCATCCATGCTCAACGAAATCTCATAGGGCGAACCCCAATCCAAAACGATTGGCTGGGAATCCAAGAAGATGATTGGGTTCTTCATTCAGGAGAACTGAACTGGACCTACACTTTGGGGGTAGGGGTTATGGATGTCTGGTCCAACTCAGCAACTTCGGTTTTAGTAGGAAGTGGAAGAAATCAACTTTCCTTGTGGACCTGGATCATGAGAAACTTTCCCATCACAATTTTTGCGACTGTTCCAAGTTTGTATCGAAGGCTTATAAAATACCATTCCCACGAAGTTTCGAAACTTTCAACAATCAGGCATTGTTTATCAGCGGGTGAAGCTCTAAAAGCTTCTTTGTGGAAAGAATGGACCGATTTAACTCAAAAGCCCCTGTATGAAGCCTTAGGAATGACGGAAATTTCTACTTATATCAGTTCGGGTCCAAAAGTTCCTACAAAACCTGGAAGTCCCGGAAAACCCCAATCAGGGCGTAATGTCAAAATCCTATCCCTTGAGCATGATCGAGAAGCATTGCTTGGAGAAGTGGGACTTATCGCTGTTCATCGTTCTGATCAGGGTTTGATGTTAGGGTATCACAACCGCGAAGAAGAAGAGGAGTTGGTGTACCGAGGAGAATGGTTTGTTGGAGGAGATTTAGCCTATCAAGACGAAGAAGGCTATTTCTGGTTTCAAGGAAGAAACAACGATATTATAAAGTCCTTCGGTTATCGGGTTTCAGCATTAGAAGTCGAGAAAGTTTTGGAACAACATCCAGAAGTGATGGAAGTAGCTGTCTGCGAAATCCAAAAAGAAGAAAATCTGTCTTTTATTACTGCTTTTATTGTAAAAGAGCAAAATTCTAAATTATCCGAAAGTGATGTTATAGAATTTGCTAAAAATTATCTGGCTGAATACAAACTCCCACGTAAAGTGATTTTTTTAAAAGAACTTCCCCGAAATCTATCCGGGAAAGTTCTAAAACAAGAACTGAAACAAATCTTTGACTTCAAGATATAAAAAAAAGCAGTCCGAGACTGCTTGTTATCGTTGATACATAAGTTCGATTTCTCTTTTGAAGTGTTCTTTAATGACGGGACGTTTAAGCTTGAGGGTTCTTGTCATTTCAGTTTCTGGATCGAATTGACGAGGGACAATGTAGAATGTATCTTTGGGAATCAACTCGAAGGATTTAAAACCATTTTTAGGATTGATAATTCTTGTAATTTCGTTTCGGAAGAGCTGGCGAATCTCAGGATGTTCATTCCATTTTGAATAATCATCAGGAGCATTGGGGATTTTTTCTTTTACAAGATCAAATTTGGGAACAATCAAAACTCCTAAGGTTTTTCTTTCATCTCCAACAACTAATACTTGATCTATATATTCACTTTGCAAGAGTTTATCTTCAATGGGAACGGGTTCAACATTTTCACCACCTGCTAAAACGATGGTATCCTTAGCTCTACCAGTGAAGAATAATTGACCTCTCCAGTTGATCCTCATCAAATCCCCTGTATCAAAAAAGCCATCTTCATCAAATACAACTTTATTCAAATCATCACGTTTATAATAGCCTAAGGTTACTTGCTCGCTTTTGATCCATAGAGTTCCTTTGGCACCCGGAATGTGTTTGACGTCATTTCCTTTTTCATCTTTGAGTTTGATTTGGTATCCATTGAGAACTGTTCCCACTGTTCCTGGTGTTGGCATATCAAAATCCCTCACTGAGATTACTCCAGAAGATTCTGTCATACCATAACCTTCTGTGACATTGAGTCCTATTGCAGAAAGAAAGCGATCCACTACTTCTGGTAAAGCGCTTCCACCTGATAGTGAGGAACGTAATTTACCACCCAAAGCTTTTTTGATGGGAGCAAATACCTTTAGTGAAATAAGTTTTAATGGAGAAATAAGCGTTAAAATGATTAATGCTATGGTTCTATCAAGAAGATCCTTCAAAAAAGGTTTTTTTTCAATTTGAAAATCATAGCCACCGAGTATTGATTTGTTCTTATGCCAGATTTCTCCCACTTTCAAAAAGAAGAAAAAGATGCTTTGTTTTACTTTTGATTCTTTTTTGATTTTTGAAAGGATTCCATTATACAAAGATTCCCATATTCTTGGAACAGAAGGAAATGTGGTTGGTTGAAAATCCACTAAATCTTGTCTAAGATTGTGAATGTCCGTAATCATAAAAGGTATTGGAAAGTATAAGAATGTGTATTCAACAATTTGTTCGAAAGCATGCCAGGGTGGTAAAAGGCTTAGAGCTGTATCACTTTCTCGTAATTCCAATTTTGCTAGACTATTTCTTGCCGAGGCTATCCAACCATTTTGTGTTAACATCACTCCTTTGGGAGTTCCCGTGGTTCCGCT is a window of Leptospiraceae bacterium DNA encoding:
- a CDS encoding acyl--CoA ligase; translated protein: MKTPKPYEFNLAQYIIEKNRNSQKPALIYIENPNEIIKYTYKEVIEIIEMLSQELIQHKKRPFSKVLLRLPSNPNVIFYFFASILAGMIPIPISRMLTKQEVGFIMDDANVDLVICQDLELPDKLPEKVKVKFISNKMEIPKVSTYQSFETPITYSEDPAFMIYTSGTTGRQKGVIHAQRNLIGRTPIQNDWLGIQEDDWVLHSGELNWTYTLGVGVMDVWSNSATSVLVGSGRNQLSLWTWIMRNFPITIFATVPSLYRRLIKYHSHEVSKLSTIRHCLSAGEALKASLWKEWTDLTQKPLYEALGMTEISTYISSGPKVPTKPGSPGKPQSGRNVKILSLEHDREALLGEVGLIAVHRSDQGLMLGYHNREEEEELVYRGEWFVGGDLAYQDEEGYFWFQGRNNDIIKSFGYRVSALEVEKVLEQHPEVMEVAVCEIQKEENLSFITAFIVKEQNSKLSESDVIEFAKNYLAEYKLPRKVIFLKELPRNLSGKVLKQELKQIFDFKI
- a CDS encoding long-chain fatty acid--CoA ligase, encoding MAQTKLKTKDSTIITEYKISEPRTFYELYLRAESMYPERKSFLRRRGDGTIDGYSFSEMRRMVEEIASGLREVGLQKGDKVLFLCDNSNHWMLTNVGIITAGGVCVPRATDVTIDDIIYITNHSEAKFAIVQNHKTYEKLTSLLQDLPTLRKENIFILEDDKYYLLKGDSKSVYEAIMKKGQKVLEKDPDFVRRLNSELDPHEMSVLIYTSGTTGTPKGVMLTQNGWIASARNSLAKLELRESDTALSLLPPWHAFEQIVEYTFLYFPIPFMITDIHNLRQDLVDFQPTTFPSVPRIWESLYNGILSKIKKESKVKQSIFFFFLKVGEIWHKNKSILGGYDFQIEKKPFLKDLLDRTIALIILTLISPLKLISLKVFAPIKKALGGKLRSSLSGGSALPEVVDRFLSAIGLNVTEGYGMTESSGVISVRDFDMPTPGTVGTVLNGYQIKLKDEKGNDVKHIPGAKGTLWIKSEQVTLGYYKRDDLNKVVFDEDGFFDTGDLMRINWRGQLFFTGRAKDTIVLAGGENVEPVPIEDKLLQSEYIDQVLVVGDERKTLGVLIVPKFDLVKEKIPNAPDDYSKWNEHPEIRQLFRNEITRIINPKNGFKSFELIPKDTFYIVPRQFDPETEMTRTLKLKRPVIKEHFKREIELMYQR